GCGAAAGGATCGGGCAGTCCCGGCGCCCGCGCTGGCCGTCCACGAAGAGCTTGCCCCTGCACGGCCGCTCCTCCCTCGGGAGCGGAGCCCGGTCGCTCCTGCTGGTCAGGCGCAGCTCCTCCACGTAGCACTGGTCGTCGGCGAACGCTGCTCCAGCATCGGCCCCGGTGGGAAAGGTGGTAGCGCCGTCGTGGAGGAGGGAGCGCCAGTAGCGGTCCTTGTGGACTCCCTCCCGGGTCCGTCCGAAGATGGGGACAGTGTTGATGCCGAGCGCCTGCAGGAAGGTGACCTTGGCGTACATGTCGCTACCCGAGGCGAGCACGAAGCCCACCTTGCCCCCGCGCTGGGCAACGATGTAGGCAATCATGTCCAGCAGTGTGGACTTTCCGCTGTTCATCAGGCCCACCACGTGCCACAGACCGTCGATGACCATCTCCTGTGGCTGCTCCAGGAGGCGCCCTCCCGCATGGTCGGCCAGCAGGGCCTCCATCTGCTTCAGCCGCTTGACGAAGTTCCGGTTCTCGATCTCCGGGTGAGCGACCAGGAGCTCGTCCATCTCGGCGGCAGCCCGCTTGAAATCCTCCATGGCGAGAGGAATCGGCTCCCGTGTTCGGAAGGCCGTCGCCGCCAGCTCGGGCGGGGCCGGCGCAGGGACGAACGTCTCAGGGATACGGATCTTTTCCCAGCTGCCGTCAGTTCGCTCGAAAGAGCACGTCGAACCAGGCGGCGCCGGCCGATAGCCGTTCCCCGCCTTGTAGGGGGCGGCTTCCTGAAGCTTCTGCCGGTAGACGTCATGGCGTGCCGCGGCATACGGGGAAGGGCGCCAGCTGAACACCGTCGACAGTTCAGCCTTGTGCCCCGCCATGTCGCCTGGCTCGAACCCGCGCACCTGGGCGGGGAGCTTTACGTAGTGGTCGAGCTTCTCCCGCATCGTCCCGGTCTTGGCGACCGGGCCCATCAGCTCACGCAGAGTCCGGATCTGCGGGTCGAGCACCGGGTCCAACCGCATGTACCCGGCGAGCACGGGCCACAGAGCGCCGATGCCCCGCCCCGGCATGTGATCGGCCAGGAACGACAGCCCCAGTTCGAGGGCACACAGCTCCCACGGCTTGAGCGGGCCGAGCATCGGCCGGACGCACTCGTCGTCCAGCTCCTTCACCAGCGAGGTGCTCCAGGAACGGGTGTCCCTCATCGTGCGCCTCCCACCTTAATCGCGCGGATGCGGACTTGCCGCAGGAAGGCCTTCTCATCGAGGACTTCGACTCCGGCGGCCCGGCCCTGGAGCTCGCGTTCCAGATCCGTGAGGTAGCCAGGTGCCTGGAGGCGGTGCATCGGGACGACGATGATGCGCCGACGCGCCGGCACACGGGGATCGCTGCGGAACCCCCTGGCGAGGAGGGTGGGGCTCGCACAGTCCTTCGCGTCGATCGCCCAGCATTCCCTCCCCCCGACGGCGCTCACCGGTTCGAAGATCAACGCCGCGTCCCAGGCGTCCAGACACGGCCACGGCTCAGCCCGAACCCGGTCCGCCGGCAGTTCGGCGAGCCGGTCCAGCAGCCGCCCTTCGAGCAGTCCAGGGTCGTGGAAGAACTGACGGGTCGCCCTGTGCTGGGTCCAGTACCCGCCCAGACACGCCACCTCGAACCGCTCTGGCCTTCCGTCGCACCCTGGAGTGCCGCAGCCGCTCGTCCCGTCGTCGACCGGGTTGCGGCACTCCCGACAGCGACTCAGCCGGACCTTCCCCGGACTCTCGACCGGATGGAGGATGTACGCGGTGCGCACGAACTTCGCGAGGTACGAGTCGCTGTCGGCGTCCGCCTTCGGCAGCTCTCGAGTCAATGCGTGGACGTCGCGGTCGCTCAGCACGGGGCGATCGATCAGCAGGCGCCGCAGGCGGCAGTAGATTCGCTGGACAGCCTCCTCGTCGTCACCGTTCATCCGAGCGCACGACATCAGCGCCGCGAAGGTCTGGTTTTGAACCAACTCCGCCTCGACGTCTGCGTGCCGGACCAGATCGGCTGCCTGCTCGGCGAACTCTGACAGCTCATCCTGGTCCAGCAGGACGGCTTCGAGATCACCGTCGGCGAGGGAGAGCGGAACGGGCCAGGACCCCAGC
The window above is part of the Streptomyces sp. NBC_00425 genome. Proteins encoded here:
- a CDS encoding restriction endonuclease-related protein — translated: MSTTQEAARFAGHAPTQSAAPESPGDCPSAEGTVESPDVVLASGTGLRSSADDYVTVELLCAALARIRLGRQQADAGHFGSAEAHSPLPRAWRDARGRLWWKAQVLGSDWPGNDLELFEWCRRPLGSWPVPLSLADGDLEAVLLDQDELSEFAEQAADLVRHADVEAELVQNQTFAALMSCARMNGDDEEAVQRIYCRLRRLLIDRPVLSDRDVHALTRELPKADADSDSYLAKFVRTAYILHPVESPGKVRLSRCRECRNPVDDGTSGCGTPGCDGRPERFEVACLGGYWTQHRATRQFFHDPGLLEGRLLDRLAELPADRVRAEPWPCLDAWDAALIFEPVSAVGGRECWAIDAKDCASPTLLARGFRSDPRVPARRRIIVVPMHRLQAPGYLTDLERELQGRAAGVEVLDEKAFLRQVRIRAIKVGGAR